Proteins from one Homalodisca vitripennis isolate AUS2020 chromosome 3, UT_GWSS_2.1, whole genome shotgun sequence genomic window:
- the LOC124358533 gene encoding uncharacterized protein LOC124358533: protein MKCSLDEHEEYLDALGSLDLKKASFLKKKLNELRKLRKKQDEHEEYLDALGSLDLKKASFLKKKLNELRKLRKKQDEHEEYLDALGSLDLKKASFLKKKLNELRKLRKKQVRDIDSVIRADIPSEEEAAGRLRKLVLKHMIHGPCGTDHRTDFLCWDSAKGHCNKFYPKPACQTTHVDERGFVQYKRDYTNEGFITSRRRQIKVHDGWVVPYNSALLLKYEAHINLELASTRRVIKYLFKYLMKGGSLQNVTVTPLGKQEDEVEHYVTKRMVGASDACWRLLDFPVSKLEPTVECLPVHLEGKQSVVFRPRQLSDAVTQASSKLMVYFNRPHHETFDNVTYQTFYEKFMVHTKRPRTAELYEHPDGHHFVTTRQRGEKVCRLMWVSPNRGEQYYLRILLMSTPCRGYVDLLARGGPGCRTFQDVARNLGLVEDEEEYNHALREASTFMTGPRLRSFFVILCNMGAPAALLWESFKNHLSEDHLERNPLDPELAVKLTLIDIDRSLRQQGSCLKDHGLPYVEDDTTELGRELLNYGENLQRTIVEDWVPKLSPDQRRVFEYVRSLLLNPRDRRTSRIIFLDGPGGYGKTSLIRVILAYVRGCRQVALAVASSGIAARNMAGGTTAHSMFRLPLDLGHGTGVWNITNGSQRAELIRAAQLIVFDEAPMAHRYIFEMIDRSLRDLMNSSVPFGNKIFICSGDFRQIAPVVEKARTPADVACVSLRASHLWRLFTLFSLTTPQRTSGSIDYSNFLLGVGNGTINPLLFGEGRERESLIPLTGVRCLTSLADLITDVFPPGVLRDPDLCARRAILSTLNVNVKEINGRILDLMDGRIHELRSADTVDREDDDGLDVDVNLLNQATGKGVPDHVLRLKVGSVCLIMRNLNIGDGLVNGTKVIVTAISSRLITVRLIGNTQPIGIPRITFRFAFAEGSPLRVCRRQFPLMLAYCMTGHKSQGQTIEYVGVDLRTDCFTHGQLYVLLSRVRRPDDIVVLVPDDRIVEGVAYAKNIDEHEEYLDALGSLDLKKASFLKKKLNELRKLRRKQDEHEEYLDALGSLDLKKASFLKKKLNELRKLRKKQDEHEEYLDALGSLDLKKASFLKKKLNELRKRRKKQESPKMEKSGEEE from the exons ATGAAGTGTAGTCTG GATGAGCATGAGGAGTACTTAGATGCCTTAGGATCACTGGATTTGAAGAAGGCATCTTTTCTAAAGAAGAAGTTGAATGAACTTCGCAAACTTAGAAAAAAGCAG GATGAGCATGAGGAGTACTTAGATGCCTTAGGATCACTGGATTTGAAGAAGGCATCTTTTCTAAAGAAGAAGTTGAATGAACTTCGCAAACTTAGAAAAAAGCAG GATGAGCATGAGGAGTACTTAGATGCCTTAGGATCACTGGATTTGAAGAAGGCATCTTTTCTAAAGAAGAAGTTGAATGAACTTCGCAAACTTAGAAAAAAGCAG GTACGTGACATTGACTCCGTAATACGCGCAGACATCCCTTCGGAGGAGGAAGCCgctggaagactcaggaagttggtgctgAAACACATGATTCATGGTCCATGTGGTACTGACcaccgcaccgacttcctgtgctgggactcTGCAAAGGGGCACTGCAACAAGTTCTACCCCAAGCCTGCCTGCCAAACCACCCACGTGGACGAGAGGGGGTTCGTCCAATACAAACGAGACTACACAAACGAAGGCTTTATCACATCACGGAGGAGACAGATCAAAGTGCATGATGGCTGGGTCGTTCCGTACAATTCCGCATTACTGCTCAAATACGAGGCGCACATAAACTTGGAGCTTGCTTCTACTCGTCGCGTAATCAAGTACCTCTTTAAGTACCTCATGAAAGGCGGTTCTCTCCAGAACGTAACCGTCACTCCCCTGGGGAAACAAGAGGATGAGGTCGAGCATTACGTGACGAAGAGAATGGTGGGTGccagcgacgcatgctggcgtcttcTCGACTTTCCTGTGTCAAAGCTCGAGCCCACCGTTGAGTGTCTTCCCGTGCATTTAGAGGGCAAACAAAGTGTTGTCTTTCGGCCGAGACAGCTCTCTGATGCAGTCACTCAAGCAAGCTCCAAGCTTATGGTCTACTTCAATCGCCCGCACCATGAAACTTTTGACAATGTCACGTACCAGACATTTTACGAGAAGTTCATGGTGCACACTAAGCGCCCACGTACTGCGGAATTGTACGAACACCCCGATGGCCATCACTTTGTAACGACTCGCCAGCGTGGTGAGAAGGTATGTAGGTTGATGTGGGTCTCTCCCAACCGAGGAGAACAATACTACCTTCGTATTCTACTTATGTCTACACCTTGCCGTGGTTACGTTGATCTTCTGGCTCGTGGCGGTCCTGGTTGCCGGACGTTTCAGGACGTAGCCCGCAATCTCGGCCTGGTGGAAGACGAAGAAGAATACAATCACGCGCTGCGCGAGGCATCTACGTTTATGACTGGACCTAGGCTCCGTTCCTTCTTCGTGATCCTCTGCAACATGGGAGCTCCCGCTGCTCTTCTGTGGGAGTCTTTCAAGAACCACCTTAGCGAGGATCACTTAGAAAGGAACCCTCTCGACCCTGAACTGGCGGTGAAACTTACCTTGATAGACATCGATCGGAGCCTCCGCCAGCAGGGATCGTGCTTGAAAGATCATGGACTCCCCTACGTCGAGGATGACACGACTGAGTTAGGTAGAGAGCTACTCAACTACGGCGAGAACCTCCAGCGAACCATCGTTGAGGACTGGGTGCCCAAACTCTCCCCAGACCAGCGCCGTGTGTTTGAGTACGTTCGCTCTCTGCTTCTCAACCCCCGTGACCGACGCACTTCTAGAATCATATTTCTGGACGGTCCCGGGGGTTATGGGAAGACCTCTCTGATTCGTGTCATCCTTGCGTATGTCCGTGGTTGTCGACAGGTTGCACTCGCCGTGGCTAGCTCAGGGATTGCTGCAAGGAACATGGCTGGAGGAACAACAGCACATAGCATGTTCCGACTCCCTCTAGACCTAGGTCACGGCACAGGTGTGTGGAACAtcaccaacgggtcccagcgagCAGAACTCATCAGAGCAGCACAGCTCATTGTGTTTGATGAGGCCCCGATGGCACaccgctacatcttcgagatgaTCGACAGATCCCTCCGGGATCTCATGAATAGTAGTGTGCCATTCGGGAATAAGATCTTCATCTGCTCCGGGGACTTCCGTCAGATTGCGCCCGTCGTTGAGAAGGCTCGCACACCAGCTGATGTCGCGTGCGTGTCACTTCGGGCGTCacatctgtggcgactgttcACACTATTTTCCCTGACGACACCCCAGAGAACTAGTGGTTCCATTGACTACTCCAACTTCCTCCTTGGAGTAGGCAATGGAACAATAAATCCTTTACTTTTTGGAGAAGGCCGCGAGAGAGAGTCTCTCATTCCCCTCACTGGGGTGAGATGCCTCACTTCTCTCGCGGACTTAATAACGGATGTGTTTCCTCCTGGTGTTCTGCGAGATCCTGATCTTTGTGCGAGACGGGCAATACTCTCAACTCTGAATGTGAACGTCAAGGAGATCAACGGTCGCATCCTAGACCTCATGGACGGGCGcattcatgagttgagaagcgcggACACCGTGGACAGAGAAGACGACGACGGGCTGGATGTGGACGTAAATCTCCTCAACCAGGCCACTGGCAAAGGAGTGCCAGATCACGTCCTGCGTCTCAAGGTCGGCTCCGTATGCTTAATCATGAGAAACTTAAATATCGGTGATGGACTCGTGAACGGCACCAAAGTCATTGTGACGGCGATCAGCAGCCGACTGATCACCGTCAGACTTATCGGCAACACGCAACCTATCGGAATTCCCCGGATTACGTTCAGGTTCGCGTTTGCCGAAGGATCGCCGCTCCGGGTTTGTCGCCGTCAGTTCCCCCTCATGTTGGCGTACTGCATgactggtcacaagagccaaggccAGACAATTGAGTACGTCGGAGTCGACCTGAGAACGGACTgcttcactcatggccagctctACGTCCTGTTGAGCAGAGTGAGACGTCCAGACGACATCGTCGTTCTTGTACCAGACGACAGAATAGTAGAAGGAGTCGCCTATGCAAAGAATATT gaTGAGCATGAGGAGTACTTAGATGCCTTAGGATCACTGGATTTGAAGAAGGCATCTTTTCTAAAGAAGAAGTTGAATGAACTTCGCAAACTTAGAAGAAAGCAG